One window of Bacillus sp. FJAT-45350 genomic DNA carries:
- the murC gene encoding UDP-N-acetylmuramate--L-alanine ligase produces MTIYHFIGIKGSGMSALAQILHDMNLSVQGSDVDKTFFTQKPLENKGIPILPFNKKNIEQGQTIISSPAYTEEHEEVQRARELNIDVHLYPKFLGEFIQKFTSIAVTGSHGKTSTTGLLSHVLGGAYPTSYLIGDGTGKGEEDSKYFVFEACEYRRHFLNYKPDYCIMTNIDYDHPDYFKDVTDVFSAFQEMAMQVNKAIVACGDDEQLQGIHANVPVVFYGLGEDNDFQGRNVQVTKEGTTFDAFVRNNFYGTFTIPGYGDHNVLNALAVIALCEYENVSVEVIQEQLKTFQGVKRRFSEKVVGTQVLVDDYAHHPTEIKATIQGTKQKYPDKEVIAIFQPHTFTRTKTFLNEFAESLKPADKVYLCDIFGSAREDEGNLTIEDLQKLIPNADLIKERDVTLLQKHENSVLLFMGAGDIQKFQKAYEDTLD; encoded by the coding sequence ATGACTATATATCACTTTATTGGAATTAAGGGGTCTGGAATGAGTGCCTTAGCGCAAATCCTACATGACATGAATCTTTCCGTTCAAGGATCGGATGTGGATAAAACTTTCTTTACACAGAAACCACTTGAAAATAAGGGAATTCCTATTCTACCGTTTAACAAAAAGAACATAGAACAAGGACAGACGATTATTTCTTCTCCAGCTTATACTGAAGAGCATGAGGAAGTGCAGCGTGCACGAGAATTAAATATTGATGTTCATTTATATCCAAAATTTCTAGGTGAATTTATTCAAAAATTCACAAGTATTGCAGTTACTGGTTCTCACGGTAAGACATCAACTACAGGGCTCTTATCCCATGTTCTTGGTGGTGCTTATCCAACATCGTATTTAATTGGAGATGGAACAGGTAAAGGGGAAGAGGATAGTAAATACTTTGTATTTGAAGCATGTGAATATAGACGCCACTTCTTAAATTATAAGCCTGACTACTGTATCATGACAAATATTGATTATGACCATCCTGATTATTTTAAGGATGTTACTGATGTATTCTCTGCTTTTCAAGAAATGGCAATGCAAGTAAACAAAGCGATCGTTGCTTGTGGTGATGATGAGCAATTACAAGGCATACATGCGAATGTACCTGTTGTCTTTTACGGTTTAGGTGAGGATAATGACTTCCAGGGAAGGAATGTCCAAGTAACTAAAGAAGGTACAACATTCGATGCCTTTGTTCGAAATAATTTTTATGGTACGTTCACAATACCAGGCTATGGAGACCATAACGTACTTAATGCATTGGCGGTCATTGCCCTATGTGAATACGAAAATGTATCTGTTGAGGTAATTCAAGAGCAATTAAAGACGTTTCAAGGGGTAAAACGACGCTTTAGTGAGAAGGTTGTAGGGACACAAGTTTTAGTTGATGATTATGCACATCATCCAACTGAAATTAAAGCAACTATCCAAGGAACAAAGCAAAAGTATCCTGATAAAGAGGTCATTGCAATATTCCAGCCACATACATTTACGCGTACGAAAACGTTCTTAAATGAATTTGCTGAAAGTCTAAAGCCTGCCGATAAGGTATATTTATGTGATATTTTTGGTTCAGCTAGAGAAGACGAAGGAAACTTAACTATTGAAGATCTACAGAAACTGATTCCTAATGCAGACCTAATTAAAGAACGTGATGTAACGTTATTACAAAAACATGAAAATAGCGTATTGCTTTTTATGGGAGCAGGAGATATTCAAAAATTCCAAAAGGCGTACGAAGATACGTTAGATTAG
- a CDS encoding aminopeptidase: MRDPRISTLAKNLINYSVKLQKGEKVLIENFGLQKELVKALVKEAYEAGGYPFVSLKEHQIDRELLMGASEEQLTMTATFEANVMKEMDAYIGLRAGDNIAELSDVPSDKMALHGKTVGTKVHREIRVPHTKWCVLRYPSSSMAQLASMSTEAFEDFYFDVCNLDYGKMDKAMNSLMNLMNKTDKVQIKGVDTDLTFSIKDIPAIKCAGQFNIPDGEVFTAPVKNSVNGTITYNTPSPYQSFTFEKISFTFKDGKIVEATANDTERINKILDTDEGARFIGEFAIGVNPYIQNPMQDILFDEKIDGSFHFTPGQCYDEASNGNKSSIHWDIVMIQRPEYGGGEIYFDDVLIRKDGRFVIPELECLNPENLK, translated from the coding sequence ATGAGAGATCCACGTATTTCAACATTGGCGAAAAACTTAATAAACTACTCAGTCAAGCTTCAAAAAGGAGAAAAGGTCCTTATTGAGAACTTTGGCTTACAAAAGGAACTTGTAAAAGCACTTGTTAAAGAAGCATACGAAGCAGGTGGCTATCCTTTCGTATCTTTAAAAGAACACCAGATTGACCGTGAATTATTAATGGGGGCATCAGAGGAACAGCTAACTATGACAGCTACCTTTGAAGCCAATGTCATGAAAGAGATGGATGCCTATATCGGTCTACGTGCAGGGGATAATATTGCTGAATTATCTGATGTACCAAGTGATAAGATGGCTTTACATGGTAAAACAGTAGGTACGAAAGTCCACCGTGAAATAAGAGTACCTCATACAAAATGGTGTGTTCTAAGATATCCATCATCATCTATGGCTCAATTAGCTAGCATGAGCACAGAAGCATTTGAAGATTTCTATTTTGATGTATGTAACCTTGATTACGGGAAAATGGACAAAGCAATGAATTCCCTAATGAACCTTATGAACAAAACAGATAAAGTTCAAATTAAAGGTGTAGATACTGACTTAACTTTCTCAATTAAGGATATTCCAGCTATTAAATGTGCAGGGCAATTTAATATACCTGATGGAGAAGTATTTACTGCGCCAGTTAAAAATTCTGTAAACGGGACAATTACATACAACACTCCATCCCCTTATCAAAGCTTTACGTTTGAAAAGATTTCATTCACATTTAAGGATGGAAAAATTGTAGAAGCCACAGCAAATGATACAGAACGAATTAATAAAATTCTTGATACTGATGAAGGAGCAAGATTCATTGGTGAGTTTGCTATCGGGGTTAACCCATATATTCAAAACCCAATGCAAGACATTTTATTTGATGAGAAAATTGATGGGAGCTTCCACTTTACTCCGGGTCAATGTTATGACGAAGCATCAAACGGAAACAAGTCTTCAATCCATTGGGACATCGTGATGATCCAACGTCCTGAATACGGTGGTGGGGAAATTTACTTTGATGATGTCCTTATCCGTAAAGACGGAAGATTTGTGATTCCAGAGCTAGAATGCTTAAATCCAGAAAACCTTAAATAA
- a CDS encoding DUF948 domain-containing protein codes for MEIIYISVAVIAIAFAVLVGYLIKTLKAATRTLDNVANTMNGIEKQLQGVTSETEQLLHKSNLLAEDIQAKSESLNTIFSSVKELGDSVQTVNKSLRNVSESVSQQTEKNSDNIAQAVQWGNVAIDLYSKWKHKKNKHKEVEVVVNQTKEEI; via the coding sequence ATGGAAATTATATACATAAGTGTCGCTGTAATTGCTATTGCATTCGCTGTACTTGTTGGCTATTTAATTAAAACATTGAAAGCGGCAACTCGTACTCTAGATAATGTTGCGAATACAATGAATGGTATAGAGAAACAATTACAGGGTGTAACAAGTGAAACAGAACAACTTCTACATAAATCTAATCTCCTAGCAGAAGATATCCAAGCTAAATCGGAATCATTGAATACTATATTTTCTTCTGTCAAGGAATTAGGGGACTCTGTTCAAACAGTGAATAAGTCTTTACGTAATGTATCTGAATCTGTTTCTCAGCAAACTGAAAAAAATTCTGATAACATCGCTCAAGCAGTTCAATGGGGAAATGTTGCCATTGATTTGTATAGTAAATGGAAACACAAGAAAAACAAACATAAAGAAGTAGAGGTAGTAGTTAATCAAACTAAGGAGGAGATTTAA
- a CDS encoding YtxH domain-containing protein — protein MSDMNTKDFLIGSLIGGIVGASAALLMAPKSGKELRHDLNEQAQMAKDKTSEFTNNAYNKGNELATVAKDKSSHWVKIVSDQSSQVVDKVKSVRSGDNGEETESVEEGLTPEVSANSEDPIDSAENAREEIQKLNDSISEQEEIRNT, from the coding sequence ATGAGTGATATGAACACGAAAGACTTTTTAATCGGATCTTTAATTGGGGGAATTGTAGGGGCATCTGCAGCATTACTAATGGCTCCTAAGTCTGGAAAAGAACTACGTCACGACTTAAATGAACAAGCACAAATGGCAAAAGATAAAACATCTGAATTTACAAACAATGCGTATAATAAAGGGAATGAATTAGCAACTGTTGCTAAAGATAAATCCTCACATTGGGTAAAGATTGTGTCTGATCAGTCTTCTCAAGTTGTTGATAAGGTAAAATCAGTGAGAAGTGGGGATAATGGTGAAGAAACTGAGAGTGTAGAAGAAGGATTAACACCTGAAGTTTCTGCAAATAGTGAAGATCCAATAGATAGTGCAGAAAATGCTAGAGAAGAAATTCAAAAACTAAATGATTCAATTTCTGAACAGGAAGAAATTCGTAATACGTAA
- the ytxJ gene encoding bacillithiol system redox-active protein YtxJ, translating into MSLVKLDDYTQFKELVESTNKLFLLKNSTTCPVSTEAFNEFKKFSDENEGETFYYLNVQDARPLSNQIAEDYQVKHESPQVLLFSNGAVSWHDSHWKVTSKLLTEVWSK; encoded by the coding sequence ATGTCACTTGTAAAGTTAGATGACTATACACAATTTAAGGAATTAGTAGAAAGTACTAATAAATTATTTTTATTGAAAAATAGTACAACATGTCCAGTTAGTACAGAAGCATTTAATGAGTTCAAGAAATTCTCAGATGAGAATGAAGGGGAAACCTTTTATTACTTAAATGTTCAAGACGCTAGGCCGCTTTCAAATCAGATAGCAGAAGACTATCAAGTGAAACATGAATCACCACAAGTACTATTATTTAGTAATGGGGCTGTATCATGGCATGATTCACATTGGAAAGTAACAAGCAAATTATTAACTGAAGTCTGGTCTAAGTAA
- a CDS encoding sodium-dependent transporter, with protein MENKEQWVSKFGFILAAAGSAIGLGAIWKFPYIAGTSGGGAFFLIFILFTVLVGLPLLLAEFIIGRSTQKEAVSAYKTIAPGSMWHLVGRLGVVTCFILLSFYSVVGGWVLSYLFRSATGQLTGLGDEAYGGIFGGVISSPIESVLAQLAFMLLVIFVVAKGVSSGIEKASKYMMPALFVLFLILIVRSLTLDGAAEGISFLLMPDFSAVTADTILFAMGQSFFALSVGVSVMVTYSSYLSKKESLPLSATSIVGMNIFISLLAGLAIFPAVFTFGFEPGEGPALLFIVLPAVFDQMAFGAFFLTMFLVLFLFATLTSAFSMLEIIVASITKGETSRRKKNAWIAGILVFVVGIPSALSFGIWSEVLIFNLSIFDAADYLVSNILMPLGALLIAIFAPLKIKKDVLINEISSGTSNGKKWFAVWLLLIRYVAPIAIIIVFLNVLGVF; from the coding sequence ATGGAAAATAAGGAACAATGGGTGTCTAAGTTTGGCTTCATACTAGCCGCTGCAGGTTCGGCAATAGGTTTAGGAGCTATTTGGAAGTTTCCGTATATTGCTGGAACAAGTGGTGGAGGAGCCTTCTTTTTAATTTTTATTTTATTTACGGTACTAGTAGGTTTACCATTACTTTTAGCTGAGTTTATTATTGGTCGTAGTACACAAAAGGAAGCGGTTTCAGCCTATAAAACGATTGCACCAGGTTCAATGTGGCATTTAGTCGGTCGATTAGGTGTTGTTACATGTTTTATTTTACTTTCGTTTTACAGTGTAGTAGGTGGTTGGGTTCTCTCCTACTTATTCCGAAGTGCCACTGGTCAATTGACTGGTCTTGGGGATGAAGCATATGGTGGTATATTTGGAGGAGTAATTTCTAGCCCAATTGAATCAGTATTAGCACAATTAGCCTTTATGCTTTTAGTTATTTTCGTTGTAGCTAAAGGAGTTTCATCAGGTATTGAAAAAGCTAGTAAATATATGATGCCAGCACTATTTGTCCTCTTCCTTATTCTTATCGTTCGTTCGTTAACGTTAGATGGGGCAGCTGAGGGGATTTCATTCTTACTTATGCCTGACTTCTCTGCTGTTACAGCAGATACAATCCTATTTGCAATGGGACAATCTTTCTTTGCACTTAGTGTCGGTGTATCAGTAATGGTAACGTACAGTTCATATCTATCTAAGAAAGAAAGCTTGCCATTGTCGGCTACTTCTATTGTTGGAATGAACATCTTTATTTCACTTTTAGCTGGTTTAGCTATTTTCCCTGCAGTGTTCACGTTTGGTTTTGAGCCTGGTGAAGGACCTGCATTATTATTTATCGTTTTACCAGCAGTATTTGACCAAATGGCGTTTGGTGCATTCTTCTTAACGATGTTCTTAGTCTTATTCTTATTTGCAACATTAACTTCAGCGTTCTCAATGCTTGAAATTATCGTTGCTTCAATAACAAAAGGAGAAACTAGCAGACGTAAGAAAAATGCATGGATTGCAGGTATCTTAGTATTCGTAGTGGGTATTCCGTCAGCATTATCTTTCGGTATCTGGTCAGAGGTATTAATATTTAATCTTTCAATCTTTGATGCTGCTGACTACTTAGTTAGTAACATACTAATGCCATTAGGAGCTTTATTGATTGCTATCTTTGCTCCATTAAAAATTAAAAAAGATGTGTTGATTAATGAGATTAGTAGCGGTACAAGTAATGGTAAGAAGTGGTTTGCAGTATGGCTGCTATTAATTCGTTATGTTGCGCCAATAGCGATTATTATCGTATTCTTAAATGTATTAGGTGTATTTTAA
- a CDS encoding Leu/Phe/Val dehydrogenase: protein MMTFERISEHEQVVFCNDEATGLKAIIAIHDTTLGPALGGCRMRPYATVDEALEDVLRLSKGMTYKCAAADVDFGGGKSVIIGDPLKDRTPEMFRAFGQFVGSLGGRFYTGTDMGTTPEDFVHAKMETDCIVGIPESYGGSGDSSVPTAAGVIYGLRATNQVLNGTDSLEGLTFTIQGLGKVGYKVAETLLDEGAHLIVTDINDKALTDIAARGAQSDGSVKIVKGDEIYSAEADMFVPCALGAIINDQTMDSLKVKAVVGSANNQLLEMRHGEMLKEKGILYGPDYIVNGGGLIQVADELYEPNKERVLTKTKAIYNTMLEIYRQSENKSISTSVAANLFCEERIENRKNRNSFFSHRKPGKWQIRN from the coding sequence ATGATGACATTTGAACGTATTAGCGAGCATGAACAAGTAGTATTTTGTAATGATGAAGCAACAGGATTAAAAGCAATTATTGCTATTCATGATACAACGTTAGGCCCCGCTCTTGGCGGTTGCCGTATGCGTCCGTATGCTACTGTTGATGAAGCGTTAGAGGACGTACTTCGTTTATCAAAAGGTATGACTTATAAATGTGCAGCTGCTGATGTAGATTTCGGTGGAGGTAAATCTGTAATTATTGGTGACCCACTGAAGGACCGTACACCAGAAATGTTCCGTGCGTTTGGACAGTTTGTTGGTTCTTTAGGAGGACGCTTCTATACAGGTACTGACATGGGAACAACACCTGAGGATTTCGTTCATGCAAAAATGGAAACTGATTGTATTGTTGGTATTCCTGAATCTTACGGAGGTAGTGGAGACTCTTCAGTTCCAACTGCAGCAGGTGTTATTTACGGATTAAGAGCGACAAATCAAGTATTAAATGGAACAGATTCATTAGAAGGTTTAACATTCACAATCCAAGGATTAGGTAAAGTTGGTTATAAAGTAGCTGAAACATTATTAGATGAGGGTGCTCACCTAATTGTTACTGATATTAACGATAAAGCGCTAACTGATATTGCAGCTCGTGGAGCTCAATCAGATGGTTCAGTGAAAATTGTTAAAGGTGATGAAATCTACAGTGCGGAAGCTGATATGTTTGTTCCTTGTGCCCTTGGAGCTATTATCAATGACCAAACTATGGATTCATTAAAAGTAAAAGCGGTTGTAGGTTCTGCAAACAACCAATTACTTGAAATGCGTCACGGAGAAATGTTAAAAGAGAAAGGCATTCTTTACGGACCAGACTACATCGTTAACGGTGGAGGATTAATCCAAGTAGCTGATGAGTTATATGAGCCAAACAAAGAAAGAGTGTTAACAAAAACAAAAGCAATCTACAATACTATGCTGGAAATTTACCGTCAATCTGAAAATAAATCAATTTCTACAAGTGTAGCTGCGAATCTTTTCTGTGAAGAGCGCATTGAAAATCGTAAAAATCGTAATAGCTTCTTCTCACACAGAAAACCAGGAAAATGGCAAATCCGTAACTAA
- a CDS encoding cell division FtsA domain-containing protein codes for MSLENSSPIFALDIGTRSVVGLLLQKNKTNYEIVDLEVIEHNERSMVDGQIHNVLSVSEVITEIKQILELRNGPLKKVCVAAAGRSLKTKRAKVDLDISLKTIFEPNDILHLELSAVQQAQYDLALEHEDDKSFNYYCVGYSVVEYLLDDEQIGSLLDQTGNKASVEVIATFLPKVVVESLIAALSRSELELEALTLEPIAAINVLIPPSMRRLNVALVDIGAGTSDIAITDEGTIKAYGMVPIAGDEITEAISDHFLLDFPDAEDVKRQLSTKDEVVLTDILGFETTYKREEVLDAINVTIEQLAAGITEEILLLNQQSPKAVMLVGGGSMTPDLAKHVARFLELPENRVAIRGIDAIKSLVHQDRIQAGPELVTPIGIAIAAKESPIEYISITVNDKPLRLFDIKKLTIGDSLLASGIELTKLYGKPGLAKMVTVNGRLISIPGMHGLPPTILKNGEVASLDTPISSNDQITVEKGVDGGQAKATVGDIIGEVPEINLTINGDSIRVLAAIHKNGKQTRVQDIVEERDEITVKVPETVHQVFAVLHRFDDIEALKPFYVYLNNKKVTFSKGTIQLTKNNVDATLSTPIIEGDNIKVNSNIIVKPTINDLVEKEKLHATMSISIFYNDEPLTLVKPLIQITRNEVPLLEKELLVNEEKLLLTYYEKSPFIFQDLFREVDIDLTPQPNKKLVIMKNGANASFSDDIQTGDKLEVKMIPIEPTQQSIL; via the coding sequence ATGTCACTCGAAAACTCTTCTCCGATTTTCGCATTAGATATTGGTACTAGATCGGTTGTAGGTCTATTATTACAAAAAAATAAAACGAATTATGAAATTGTAGATCTGGAAGTGATTGAACATAATGAGCGTTCGATGGTAGATGGACAAATTCATAACGTATTATCAGTTTCAGAAGTTATCACCGAAATTAAGCAAATTCTTGAGCTAAGAAATGGACCACTCAAAAAAGTATGTGTTGCAGCTGCCGGTCGTTCACTAAAAACGAAAAGAGCCAAAGTCGACTTAGACATTTCATTAAAAACGATTTTTGAACCTAACGATATTCTTCATTTAGAATTAAGTGCTGTTCAACAGGCTCAATATGATTTAGCACTCGAACATGAAGATGATAAAAGCTTCAATTACTATTGTGTTGGTTATTCCGTTGTCGAATACCTACTAGATGATGAGCAAATAGGAAGTCTACTAGATCAGACAGGGAATAAAGCATCTGTTGAAGTCATTGCAACTTTTTTACCAAAGGTCGTTGTTGAGTCTCTAATTGCGGCTTTATCACGCTCTGAGCTCGAGTTAGAAGCACTGACATTAGAGCCTATTGCTGCAATTAATGTACTAATCCCACCATCAATGCGCAGATTAAATGTTGCCTTAGTTGATATTGGAGCAGGTACATCTGATATTGCCATCACTGACGAAGGAACAATTAAAGCTTACGGAATGGTGCCTATTGCAGGCGATGAAATAACGGAGGCAATTAGCGATCACTTCCTTCTCGATTTTCCAGATGCTGAAGATGTAAAAAGACAGCTTTCAACAAAGGATGAAGTGGTATTAACTGATATACTAGGCTTTGAGACAACTTATAAACGCGAGGAAGTGTTAGATGCTATTAATGTAACAATTGAGCAATTAGCAGCTGGAATTACTGAAGAAATCCTTCTATTAAATCAGCAATCTCCTAAAGCAGTTATGCTAGTCGGTGGAGGAAGTATGACCCCGGATTTAGCAAAACATGTTGCTCGATTTTTAGAGCTTCCAGAAAATCGCGTTGCTATTAGAGGCATTGATGCAATAAAATCTCTCGTTCATCAAGATAGAATTCAAGCAGGGCCAGAGCTTGTTACACCTATTGGAATTGCAATTGCAGCAAAAGAAAGTCCCATTGAGTATATAAGTATTACTGTAAATGATAAACCTTTACGACTTTTTGATATTAAAAAATTAACCATAGGTGATAGTTTATTAGCTAGTGGCATAGAGCTAACTAAGCTATATGGTAAACCTGGTTTAGCCAAAATGGTAACAGTAAATGGTCGCCTTATCTCCATTCCTGGAATGCATGGCCTCCCTCCAACAATACTTAAGAATGGTGAAGTTGCATCCCTTGATACTCCCATTTCATCTAATGATCAAATAACAGTTGAAAAGGGTGTCGATGGTGGACAAGCAAAAGCAACAGTTGGAGATATTATCGGAGAGGTTCCAGAAATAAATCTTACTATTAATGGCGATTCTATAAGAGTTCTAGCTGCCATTCATAAAAATGGTAAACAAACCCGAGTACAAGATATTGTAGAAGAACGAGACGAGATTACTGTAAAAGTTCCCGAAACGGTTCATCAAGTATTTGCAGTCCTACATCGTTTTGATGATATTGAAGCGTTAAAACCTTTCTATGTATACTTAAATAACAAAAAAGTTACCTTTTCAAAAGGAACAATACAGTTAACAAAAAATAATGTAGATGCTACTCTATCTACCCCTATTATTGAAGGAGATAATATCAAGGTTAATTCTAACATTATCGTAAAACCAACCATAAACGATTTAGTCGAGAAAGAAAAACTTCATGCAACGATGAGTATTTCAATATTCTATAATGATGAACCTCTAACCCTAGTAAAACCATTAATTCAAATTACTCGAAATGAAGTGCCTTTGTTGGAAAAAGAGCTATTAGTAAATGAGGAAAAGCTTTTATTAACCTATTACGAAAAGAGTCCTTTTATCTTTCAAGATCTCTTTAGAGAAGTGGATATAGATTTAACACCACAGCCAAATAAGAAGTTAGTCATTATGAAGAATGGCGCTAATGCCTCCTTTAGTGATGACATTCAAACAGGAGATAAACTAGAAGTCAAAATGATTCCTATCGAACCAACTCAGCAATCAATACTCTAG
- a CDS encoding bifunctional 3-deoxy-7-phosphoheptulonate synthase/chorismate mutase, translated as MSNEQLDTLRDQLDNVNLQILDLINERASLVQEIGQVKTKQGINRFDPVRERKMLNLIAENNKGPFETSTLQHLFKQIFKASLELQEDDNSKALLVSRKKHPENTIVDIKGVKIGDGTQRLIVGPCAVESYEQVSAVAKEMKQKGLKLLRGGAYKPRTSPYDFQGLGLEGLQILKRVAEEEDMAVISEIVRPEDIEVAVDYIDVIQIGARNMQNFELLKAAGSVNKPVLLKRGLSATIQEFIHAAEYIISKGNKNIILCERGIRTYETATRNTLDISAVPILKMETHLPVVVDVTHSTGRRDLLLPTAKAALAIGADAVMTEVHPDPAVALSDSAQQMDFEQFDKFVKDLKESGLYKE; from the coding sequence ATGAGTAACGAACAATTAGATACGTTAAGAGACCAATTGGATAATGTTAACTTACAAATTTTAGATTTAATTAATGAGAGAGCTAGTTTAGTACAGGAGATTGGTCAAGTAAAGACAAAGCAAGGAATTAATCGATTTGACCCGGTCAGAGAAAGAAAAATGCTAAATTTAATTGCTGAAAATAATAAAGGACCTTTCGAGACTTCAACACTTCAACATTTATTCAAGCAAATATTCAAAGCTAGCTTAGAGCTACAAGAAGATGACAATAGTAAAGCGTTACTTGTATCTCGTAAGAAGCACCCTGAAAATACAATTGTTGATATTAAGGGAGTAAAAATTGGAGATGGCACACAACGTTTAATTGTTGGTCCATGTGCAGTTGAAAGCTATGAGCAAGTATCAGCAGTTGCTAAAGAAATGAAGCAAAAAGGCTTAAAGCTATTACGTGGTGGTGCTTATAAGCCAAGAACGTCTCCATACGACTTCCAAGGTTTAGGGCTAGAAGGATTACAAATCTTAAAGCGTGTCGCTGAAGAAGAGGACATGGCTGTTATTAGTGAGATTGTTCGTCCTGAGGATATTGAAGTTGCTGTAGACTACATTGATGTAATTCAAATTGGGGCGCGTAACATGCAAAACTTTGAATTATTAAAGGCAGCAGGTTCTGTAAATAAACCAGTTTTATTAAAACGTGGCCTATCTGCAACGATACAAGAGTTCATCCATGCGGCAGAGTACATTATATCAAAAGGGAACAAGAACATTATTTTATGTGAGCGTGGTATTCGTACGTATGAAACAGCAACTCGTAACACATTAGATATTTCAGCAGTTCCGATTTTAAAAATGGAAACTCATTTACCTGTTGTTGTTGATGTAACTCACTCTACAGGTAGAAGAGACTTATTGTTACCAACTGCTAAAGCGGCATTAGCAATTGGAGCAGATGCTGTTATGACAGAGGTACATCCTGATCCTGCGGTAGCATTATCTGATTCAGCTCAACAAATGGACTTTGAGCAATTCGACAAATTTGTAAAAGATCTAAAAGAATCAGGCTTATACAAGGAGTAA
- the ccpA gene encoding catabolite control protein A yields MNTTTIYDVAREAGVSMATVSRVVNGNPNVKPATRKKVMEAIDRLGYRPNAVARGLASKKTTTVGVIIPDISSIFFAELARGIEDIATMYKYNIILCNSDQNKDKEIHLINTLLEKQVDGIVFMGGQITEEHAEEFKRAPVPVVLAATLDARQEIPSVIIDYQQAVYDAVNALIEGGHKKIAMLSGSLEDPVNGYQKYSGYRQALDDAGLEFNENYVVIGDYTYDSGIEAMASLTEIEDKPTAIFASTDEMALGVIHGAQDKGYKVPEDFEVIGFDNTRLATMVRPTLTTVVQPMYDIGAVSMRLLTKYMNKEEVSEHIVILPHRIEFRNSTQ; encoded by the coding sequence GTGAATACAACAACAATTTATGATGTAGCTAGAGAAGCAGGAGTTTCTATGGCTACTGTATCTCGCGTAGTTAATGGAAATCCGAATGTAAAGCCAGCTACAAGAAAGAAAGTAATGGAAGCAATAGACAGATTGGGCTACCGCCCTAATGCTGTAGCAAGAGGATTAGCAAGTAAGAAAACAACAACTGTAGGAGTTATTATACCTGACATTTCCAGTATTTTCTTTGCTGAGCTTGCTCGTGGAATTGAAGATATTGCAACTATGTATAAATACAATATCATCCTATGTAATTCTGATCAAAACAAAGACAAAGAAATTCACCTGATTAATACATTGCTTGAAAAGCAAGTGGATGGAATTGTTTTCATGGGTGGTCAGATTACTGAAGAGCATGCAGAGGAATTTAAGCGTGCACCAGTACCAGTGGTATTAGCTGCAACTCTTGATGCAAGGCAGGAAATTCCGTCAGTTATTATTGATTATCAGCAAGCCGTTTATGATGCTGTTAATGCTTTAATTGAGGGTGGCCATAAAAAAATTGCTATGCTTTCAGGTTCTCTTGAAGACCCTGTGAATGGTTATCAAAAATATTCAGGTTATCGTCAAGCATTAGATGATGCAGGTCTAGAATTTAACGAGAACTATGTTGTTATTGGGGATTATACGTATGATTCAGGAATAGAAGCAATGGCTAGCTTAACAGAAATAGAAGATAAGCCAACAGCTATTTTTGCGTCTACAGATGAAATGGCACTTGGAGTTATACACGGAGCTCAGGATAAAGGTTATAAAGTACCTGAAGACTTTGAAGTGATAGGTTTTGATAATACGCGTTTAGCCACTATGGTCAGACCTACACTTACTACAGTTGTTCAACCGATGTATGATATTGGTGCAGTGTCAATGCGTTTGCTAACAAAGTATATGAATAAGGAAGAAGTAAGTGAGCATATTGTCATTTTACCGCATCGTATCGAGTTTCGTAATTCAACACAGTAA